One segment of Vibrio gazogenes DNA contains the following:
- the ftsW gene encoding cell division protein FtsW produces the protein MIRWLKTPSPQVLFDRQLVWIALGLMLIGLVMVTSASFPVSSRLTDQPFHFMFRQATFLALALVVSAVVLQVPLYRWFQYSSLLLALSFVLLVIVLIAGKSVNGASRWIPLGLFNLQPAEVAKLTLFIFMSGYLVRKHDEVRQTFFGGFMKPIMVFSCLAILLLLQPDLGTVIVMLVTLFGMLFIAGAKLSQFIALMIAGVISVIGLIIAEPYRIRRVTSFLDPWEDPFGSGYQLTQSLMAFGRGGWFGQGLGNSIQKLEYLPEAHTDFVFAVLAEELGFVGVVLVLMLLMWLVMKAIFIGKKAFEHERQFGGYLAFGIGIWFAFQTLVNVGAAAGIVPTKGLTLPLISYGGSSLIVMSVAVSILLRIDFECRLADVEKEVVKNADEQE, from the coding sequence ATGATCCGATGGCTGAAGACCCCGAGTCCTCAGGTGTTGTTTGATCGGCAACTAGTATGGATTGCACTGGGACTGATGTTAATCGGTTTGGTGATGGTGACTTCGGCATCATTTCCTGTGAGTTCACGACTGACCGATCAACCGTTTCATTTCATGTTCCGTCAGGCGACTTTTTTAGCATTAGCTCTGGTTGTATCTGCTGTTGTGTTGCAAGTGCCGTTATATCGTTGGTTTCAGTACAGTTCATTGTTATTAGCACTCTCATTTGTGCTGTTAGTTATTGTCCTGATTGCCGGAAAATCGGTGAATGGTGCATCCCGTTGGATTCCTTTGGGACTGTTTAACCTACAGCCGGCAGAAGTTGCAAAATTAACGTTATTTATTTTTATGTCTGGCTATTTGGTCAGAAAGCATGATGAAGTCCGGCAAACCTTTTTTGGCGGGTTCATGAAACCGATTATGGTGTTCTCATGTCTGGCCATTTTGCTGTTGCTTCAGCCAGACCTCGGTACGGTTATTGTGATGCTGGTGACTTTATTCGGCATGCTATTTATTGCCGGTGCAAAGTTGTCACAGTTTATTGCGTTGATGATTGCCGGGGTGATTTCAGTCATCGGACTGATCATTGCTGAACCGTACCGTATTCGCCGGGTCACATCGTTTCTCGACCCATGGGAAGACCCTTTCGGTAGTGGTTATCAGTTGACGCAATCACTGATGGCTTTCGGTCGTGGTGGCTGGTTTGGTCAGGGACTTGGGAATTCGATTCAAAAACTGGAGTATTTACCTGAGGCGCATACCGATTTCGTCTTTGCCGTCTTAGCCGAGGAACTTGGATTCGTCGGGGTTGTTCTGGTTTTAATGTTACTGATGTGGCTCGTGATGAAAGCCATATTTATCGGTAAAAAGGCATTTGAACATGAGCGACAATTTGGTGGTTATCTTGCCTTCGGGATTGGTATTTGGTTTGCCTTTCAGACATTGGTCAATGTCGGAGCGGCAGCGGGGATTGTTCCGACCAAGGGGTTAACGCTGCCACTCATCAGCTATGGTGGTTCGAGCTTAATTGTAATGTCTGTTGCGGTTTCAATTTTATTGAGAATTGATTTTGAATGCCGACTTGCGGATGTGGAAAAAGAAGTTGTAAAGAACGCAGATGAACAAGAATAA
- the murD gene encoding UDP-N-acetylmuramoyl-L-alanine--D-glutamate ligase — MNDWQDVSNVVVVGLGITGLSVVKYLGRYHPNLSVRVIDTRDNPPGLSELPAGVECHQGGWRSEWLAAADLVVINPGIALSTPEIQQVIKTGTPVVGDIELFAWHINKPVIAITGSNGKSTVTDLTGKMAAAAGLQVAVGGNIGIPALDLIDESIDLYVLELSSFQLETTSHLKLKAAAFLNLSEDHMDRYQDLEGYRQAKLRIFAHAEAAIVNRDDPCTFPDTFSGAVATFSISQVANFSLQYIDECEYLVANGRPVIGCDHLKLVGRHNLANVLTVLALLQHAGISYEKGLDVLKSYTGLTHRCQVVEDNRGIQWVNDSKATNVASTLAALSGLTLKGTLYLLVGGVGKGADFSPLAPALDSLNVRLCCFGRDGQQFMPLHPAAKQYETMADVIADIAPQLLQGDIVMLSPACASFDQFKNFMARGDAFVDLAHQYA, encoded by the coding sequence ATGAATGATTGGCAAGATGTAAGCAATGTCGTTGTCGTTGGGTTGGGGATTACAGGCCTTTCGGTTGTGAAATATCTGGGTAGATATCATCCGAATCTCTCTGTCAGGGTCATCGATACTCGGGACAATCCACCGGGATTGAGTGAGTTACCGGCTGGTGTTGAATGTCATCAAGGCGGCTGGCGCAGTGAGTGGCTCGCGGCAGCCGATTTAGTCGTCATTAATCCCGGTATCGCGTTATCGACTCCGGAAATTCAACAGGTTATCAAAACGGGAACACCCGTGGTTGGCGACATCGAGTTATTTGCCTGGCACATCAACAAACCTGTCATTGCCATTACTGGCTCCAATGGTAAGAGTACCGTCACTGATTTAACCGGGAAAATGGCTGCTGCGGCCGGTCTTCAGGTTGCTGTGGGTGGTAATATCGGCATACCGGCATTGGATTTGATTGATGAGTCGATTGATTTGTATGTTTTGGAGCTTTCCAGTTTTCAACTGGAGACAACGAGCCATCTCAAACTGAAAGCTGCGGCATTTTTGAATTTGTCTGAAGATCATATGGACCGGTATCAAGATCTTGAGGGATATCGGCAAGCAAAATTGCGGATCTTTGCTCATGCCGAAGCAGCCATTGTCAATCGTGATGATCCATGTACATTCCCTGATACATTTTCAGGCGCGGTTGCCACCTTTTCCATCTCACAAGTGGCTAATTTTTCTCTTCAATATATTGATGAATGTGAATATTTGGTGGCAAATGGACGTCCGGTGATTGGCTGTGATCACCTCAAATTAGTCGGACGACATAATCTGGCTAATGTTTTAACTGTATTGGCATTATTACAACACGCCGGTATTTCCTATGAAAAAGGCCTTGATGTACTCAAGTCTTACACTGGATTGACACATCGTTGCCAGGTTGTTGAAGATAATCGTGGGATTCAATGGGTCAATGATTCTAAAGCGACGAATGTTGCCAGTACATTGGCAGCGCTCTCAGGTTTGACTTTAAAAGGCACACTGTATTTATTGGTTGGTGGTGTCGGTAAAGGGGCTGATTTCTCGCCGTTGGCGCCGGCTCTGGATTCACTGAATGTTCGGTTGTGTTGTTTTGGCCGTGATGGTCAGCAGTTTATGCCGTTGCACCCCGCAGCGAAACAGTACGAAACGATGGCTGATGTGATTGCCGATATTGCACCTCAGTTGTTACAAGGCGATATCGTGATGCTTTCACCTGCCTGTGCCAGCTTTGATCAGTTTAAGAATTTTATGGCAAGAGGCGATGCTTTTGTCGATTTAGCGCACCAATATGCATAG
- the mraY gene encoding phospho-N-acetylmuramoyl-pentapeptide-transferase, translating to MIIWLAELLQPYFSFFRLFEYLSFRAILSILTALGFSLWMGPRLIKQLQLLQIGQVVRNDGPESHFSKRGTPTMGGVMILASIFITVLLWTDLSNPYVWAVMVVLLGYGAIGFVDDYRKVVRKNTDGLIARWKYFWQSLIALCVAFALYIHGKDTSATELVVPFFKDVMPQLGMFYIVLTYFVIVGTSNAVNLTDGLDGLAIMPTVLVAAGFGVISWATGNVNFANYLHIPYIAYASELSVVCTAIVGAGLGFLWFNTYPAQVFMGDVGSLALGGALGTIAVLVRQEFVLVIMGGVFVMETLSVILQVGSYKLRGQRIFRMAPIHHHYELKGWPEPRVIVRFWIISIVLVLIGLATLKVR from the coding sequence ATGATTATTTGGCTTGCAGAACTATTACAGCCATATTTTTCTTTCTTTCGTCTGTTTGAATATCTGTCATTCAGAGCCATTCTCAGTATTTTGACTGCATTGGGTTTTTCCCTCTGGATGGGACCTCGCCTCATTAAGCAACTACAATTGCTGCAAATCGGACAAGTTGTTCGTAATGACGGACCTGAGTCTCACTTCAGCAAGCGTGGGACACCGACCATGGGCGGGGTGATGATTCTCGCATCCATCTTTATCACGGTGTTACTGTGGACGGATTTGTCCAACCCCTACGTCTGGGCTGTGATGGTCGTTCTACTCGGCTATGGGGCGATTGGTTTTGTTGATGATTATCGTAAAGTTGTGCGCAAAAATACCGATGGCCTGATCGCTCGGTGGAAGTATTTTTGGCAGTCTCTGATTGCTTTATGTGTTGCATTTGCTTTGTACATTCATGGCAAAGATACCAGTGCAACGGAACTGGTGGTGCCTTTCTTTAAAGATGTCATGCCACAGTTGGGGATGTTTTATATTGTTCTGACTTACTTCGTGATTGTCGGAACCAGTAACGCGGTCAATTTAACGGATGGACTGGATGGTCTGGCAATTATGCCGACCGTTTTAGTCGCTGCCGGTTTTGGTGTTATTTCTTGGGCGACGGGTAATGTGAATTTTGCCAATTATCTCCATATTCCTTATATCGCTTATGCTTCAGAGCTTTCTGTCGTCTGTACCGCCATTGTCGGCGCCGGACTCGGATTTCTATGGTTCAATACATATCCTGCACAGGTATTTATGGGGGATGTCGGTTCACTCGCTTTAGGTGGTGCATTGGGAACCATTGCTGTACTCGTTCGTCAGGAATTTGTTCTGGTGATCATGGGCGGAGTCTTTGTGATGGAAACACTCTCGGTGATCCTGCAGGTCGGGTCTTATAAATTACGTGGACAACGTATTTTCAGAATGGCACCTATCCATCATCACTATGAGTTGAAAGGGTGGCCCGAGCCTCGTGTGATTGTGCGTTTCTGGATTATTTCAATTGTGCTGGTTCTGATTGGTCTGGCAACGCTGAAAGTCCGTTAA
- a CDS encoding UDP-N-acetylmuramoyl-tripeptide--D-alanyl-D-alanine ligase produces the protein MIQVSLSQLANILEAELIGEDLYIHAISTDTRHIDKGALFIALVGERFDAHDFADQAIAQGAQALLVSRALKVNVPQIIVRDTCQALGTVAAWVHQQCQTKTVAITGSCGKTTVKEMVAAILAQKGRVLYTQGNFNNEIGVPLTLLRSCPEDDFAIIELGANHVGEIAYTTRLVKPDAALVNNVAASHLEGFGSLEGVRVAKGEIFEGLIPGATAVINLDSQGNALWEKVLADKHVVTFSRQQMSADFYAQSVHLDASARPSFTLVSPQGQRDVQLNIIGEHNITNALAAAALATAAGATLDEIKDGLENAKNVQGRVDVSILTPKIRLIDDSYNASVPAVKSAIDLLATFSAVRWLVLGNMAELGDESLALHRQVGEHAAPCGFDYVLTYGDDAKVISEVCQGVHFSSHQHMMEYIERQLDNDQNQEHVLLVKGAHSAGMGNIVAALKEKYA, from the coding sequence ATGATTCAGGTTTCATTATCACAATTGGCAAATATTCTTGAAGCAGAACTGATTGGTGAAGATCTTTATATTCACGCAATTTCAACGGATACCCGTCATATTGACAAGGGGGCATTGTTCATTGCTTTGGTCGGTGAACGTTTTGATGCGCATGATTTTGCCGATCAAGCTATCGCTCAAGGGGCTCAGGCGTTACTGGTGAGTCGGGCATTGAAAGTAAATGTCCCTCAGATTATCGTACGTGATACGTGTCAGGCTTTAGGCACAGTCGCTGCGTGGGTTCATCAGCAGTGTCAGACGAAAACCGTCGCAATTACCGGAAGTTGTGGTAAGACGACTGTGAAAGAAATGGTTGCGGCAATTTTAGCCCAAAAAGGACGGGTGCTGTATACACAAGGGAATTTCAATAATGAAATTGGCGTACCTTTGACATTACTCCGATCTTGCCCTGAAGATGATTTTGCTATTATTGAGCTGGGGGCGAATCATGTCGGAGAGATCGCTTATACGACTCGATTAGTCAAACCGGATGCAGCATTGGTCAATAATGTTGCCGCTTCTCATTTAGAAGGTTTTGGATCTTTAGAGGGCGTTAGGGTTGCCAAGGGGGAGATCTTTGAAGGACTGATCCCCGGAGCGACAGCGGTCATTAATCTCGATAGTCAGGGGAATGCCTTGTGGGAAAAGGTTCTTGCTGATAAGCACGTGGTTACTTTTTCACGACAACAGATGTCTGCTGATTTTTATGCGCAGTCTGTTCATTTAGATGCCTCTGCCCGTCCAAGTTTTACGCTGGTTTCACCTCAAGGTCAGCGAGATGTTCAATTAAATATCATCGGTGAACATAATATTACCAATGCACTGGCTGCGGCGGCATTGGCAACGGCTGCCGGTGCAACGTTAGATGAAATAAAAGATGGATTAGAAAACGCGAAAAATGTGCAGGGTCGCGTGGATGTGTCGATACTGACGCCAAAAATTCGTCTGATTGATGATAGCTATAATGCCAGTGTGCCCGCAGTAAAATCTGCCATTGATCTTCTGGCAACATTCTCTGCGGTACGATGGCTTGTATTAGGGAATATGGCTGAGCTCGGTGATGAAAGTCTTGCACTTCACCGTCAAGTCGGTGAACATGCAGCACCCTGTGGGTTTGATTATGTGCTGACATATGGCGACGATGCCAAAGTTATCAGTGAGGTGTGTCAAGGCGTACACTTCTCTTCACATCAACACATGATGGAGTATATCGAGCGGCAACTCGATAATGATCAAAATCAAGAGCATGTTTTACTTGTCAAAGGTGCGCATAGTGCCGGTATGGGTAATATAGTTGCTGCTCTCAAGGAGAAATACGCATGA
- the murE gene encoding UDP-N-acetylmuramoyl-L-alanyl-D-glutamate--2,6-diaminopimelate ligase, with translation MCDSISIAELISPWLQLEATTYADIPVHRLVLDSRQVHSGDTFVAVIGHQIDGRAFIDAAVTAGANLVIAQSDSHKQHGTIESRASVPIIYLDELNAHLSELAGRLYHHPSQHHSLVGITGTNGKTTISQLIAQWVNVLGNQCAVMGTTGNGFLEQLQPVGNTTGSAIEIQETLSALVNQGANYTAMEVSSHGLVQGRVKAVYFDVGVFSNLSRDHLDYHGDMASYAQAKKLLFCTHHCQRAVINVDDPVGRSWCDELDEAIGVSLSERPQTRLGVWATDIQYREDGIHLSFDSSWGSGSFSVPLIGAFNASNVLLTFTTMLALGFDKDDLVATAGHLSPVIGRMELFQKVGRAKIVVDYAHTPDALEKALSALRVHCHGKLWAIFGCGGDRDRGKRPMMAAIAERLADHVVLTDDNPRSESAQLIIQDMLQGLQSPADIHIEHQRQKAIEYALCHADEYDIILLAGKGHEDYQVTAEGVHHYSDRETAIRLLELTA, from the coding sequence ATGTGTGACAGTATCTCGATTGCAGAATTGATTTCTCCTTGGCTTCAATTAGAGGCGACCACATATGCTGATATTCCGGTTCACCGACTGGTACTCGATAGTCGTCAGGTTCACTCCGGCGATACGTTCGTTGCCGTCATCGGACATCAAATCGATGGACGGGCGTTTATCGATGCAGCGGTGACTGCGGGCGCGAATCTGGTGATTGCGCAGTCTGATTCGCACAAACAACATGGCACCATCGAATCGCGAGCTTCAGTGCCGATCATTTATCTGGATGAACTGAATGCACATCTCTCTGAATTAGCCGGGCGACTGTATCATCATCCGAGTCAACATCACTCGTTGGTGGGAATTACCGGAACAAATGGCAAAACAACGATTTCTCAATTGATTGCTCAGTGGGTGAATGTATTGGGAAATCAGTGCGCTGTGATGGGCACGACAGGAAATGGGTTTCTTGAACAATTACAACCCGTTGGTAATACAACCGGCAGTGCGATTGAAATTCAGGAAACATTATCCGCTTTGGTGAATCAGGGAGCGAACTATACAGCGATGGAAGTGTCATCCCACGGTCTGGTTCAAGGGCGAGTGAAAGCTGTATATTTTGATGTGGGTGTTTTCTCCAACTTAAGTCGTGATCACCTTGATTATCATGGTGATATGGCGAGTTATGCGCAAGCGAAGAAATTATTATTTTGTACGCATCATTGCCAACGAGCCGTGATCAATGTCGATGACCCGGTAGGTCGTTCATGGTGTGATGAATTGGATGAAGCGATCGGGGTTTCTTTGTCGGAGCGGCCCCAGACCCGGCTTGGTGTTTGGGCGACGGATATCCAGTATCGTGAAGACGGCATTCACCTGTCTTTTGATAGCTCATGGGGAAGCGGCAGTTTTTCGGTGCCGTTAATCGGGGCATTTAACGCCAGTAACGTATTATTGACGTTTACGACGATGCTGGCGCTTGGTTTTGATAAAGATGATTTAGTCGCGACAGCCGGGCATTTATCGCCTGTCATCGGGCGTATGGAGTTGTTCCAGAAAGTGGGACGCGCGAAAATAGTCGTTGATTATGCGCATACCCCAGATGCACTGGAAAAAGCACTTTCTGCACTGAGGGTTCATTGCCATGGCAAACTATGGGCCATCTTTGGCTGTGGTGGTGATCGAGATCGCGGTAAGCGGCCGATGATGGCAGCCATTGCGGAGCGGCTGGCTGATCATGTTGTTCTGACGGATGACAATCCACGCAGTGAATCGGCTCAACTGATTATTCAGGATATGTTGCAAGGCTTACAGTCTCCGGCGGATATACATATCGAGCATCAACGGCAAAAAGCGATAGAATATGCACTATGCCATGCAGATGAGTACGATATTATCCTGCTCGCAGGAAAAGGGCATGAAGATTATCAGGTTACGGCTGAAGGGGTTCATCACTACTCTGATCGAGAGACGGCGATAAGACTGTTGGAGTTAACAGCATGA
- a CDS encoding penicillin-binding transpeptidase domain-containing protein, translated as MKKIESSPKKQLSQSHVFIRWRFYIILLFVFSAFGILVGRTAYIQVIEPDNLVYQGDLRSIRAKTIPSARGIISDRNGEPLAVSVPVDAVWADPATIVKYHELDERNRWYALADVLGLDRQALIDKISDNKSRRFIYLQRQVNPPMAKYIRELKLKGVGLKSESRRYYPSGEVSAHLIGVTGIDGHGLEGVEKSYDNWLSGEAGKQVIRKDRYGRVVENIALEAKQEGKPLQLTIDQRIQAIAYRAVKQAKADHRATSASAVIVDVKSGAILAMVNAPSYNPNNRTDLQTFRMRNRVLTDAMEPGSTIKPFTEIAALENGAATPDTVIDTGNGVFRIGGSRVRDVSRAGKANLQKILQKSSNIGVAKLALRMPIQALLGVYGSVGLGELSGLNLVGESMGIFPNRTRWSKFEIATLAFGYGISVTPIQLVHAYATLGNYGLYQPLHIIENNQQDMSKQVIDHDTAKLVLGYMETVTQPGGTATRAAIPGYRIAAKTGTSRKATRGGYSDEYVTITAGIAPVSDPRLALVVVVNEPQGDEYYGGSVAAPVFAEIMKGALQIMNIAPDDNQPRSK; from the coding sequence ATGAAAAAGATAGAATCCTCTCCCAAAAAGCAGCTTTCTCAAAGCCATGTTTTCATCCGTTGGCGCTTCTATATTATCTTACTTTTTGTTTTTTCTGCCTTTGGCATTCTGGTTGGGCGTACCGCCTATATTCAGGTCATTGAGCCTGATAACTTGGTGTATCAAGGCGACTTGCGCTCAATCCGCGCGAAAACAATTCCATCAGCACGGGGGATCATCTCCGATCGAAACGGAGAGCCGCTGGCCGTGAGTGTCCCTGTCGATGCTGTATGGGCCGACCCTGCAACTATTGTTAAATATCATGAATTGGACGAGCGGAACCGCTGGTACGCTTTAGCCGATGTGCTGGGACTCGATCGGCAGGCGTTGATTGATAAAATTTCTGACAATAAAAGCCGTCGCTTTATCTACTTGCAGCGTCAGGTGAATCCACCGATGGCAAAATACATCCGTGAGCTGAAATTAAAAGGTGTCGGCCTGAAATCTGAATCGCGACGTTATTACCCTTCTGGTGAAGTTAGTGCTCACTTGATTGGTGTTACCGGGATTGATGGTCACGGATTAGAAGGGGTCGAAAAAAGTTATGACAACTGGCTCAGCGGTGAAGCCGGCAAACAGGTGATTCGTAAAGACCGTTATGGGCGGGTCGTTGAGAATATTGCCTTAGAAGCCAAGCAGGAAGGAAAGCCGTTACAGCTCACCATCGATCAAAGGATTCAGGCGATTGCTTATCGGGCGGTAAAACAAGCGAAGGCGGATCACCGGGCAACATCGGCATCGGCAGTGATTGTGGATGTGAAAAGCGGTGCCATTCTGGCAATGGTCAATGCCCCCTCGTATAACCCGAATAATCGCACTGATCTTCAAACATTTCGCATGAGAAACCGGGTTTTGACCGATGCCATGGAACCGGGCTCAACCATTAAACCGTTTACGGAGATTGCAGCACTCGAAAATGGTGCCGCCACGCCGGATACGGTGATTGATACTGGGAACGGCGTTTTCCGAATTGGTGGTAGCCGTGTTCGGGATGTGTCTCGGGCCGGAAAAGCCAACCTACAAAAGATCCTCCAAAAATCGAGTAATATCGGGGTTGCGAAACTGGCTTTAAGGATGCCGATTCAGGCGTTATTAGGCGTCTATGGTTCCGTCGGGTTAGGCGAGCTATCCGGATTGAATTTGGTTGGCGAATCCATGGGGATTTTCCCCAACCGGACACGATGGTCTAAATTCGAGATCGCAACTTTAGCATTTGGATATGGCATTTCTGTCACACCGATTCAACTGGTTCATGCTTATGCGACGCTGGGGAATTATGGCCTGTATCAACCGTTGCATATTATCGAGAATAACCAGCAGGACATGTCGAAGCAGGTGATTGACCATGATACCGCAAAGTTAGTGCTGGGATATATGGAAACGGTAACCCAACCCGGAGGAACCGCGACAAGGGCTGCGATTCCCGGGTATCGGATTGCGGCAAAAACGGGAACATCACGGAAAGCAACCAGAGGCGGATATAGTGATGAGTATGTCACGATTACCGCTGGGATAGCGCCGGTCAGTGATCCCCGTTTGGCTTTGGTTGTGGTCGTCAATGAGCCTCAAGGCGATGAATATTATGGCGGCTCGGTTGCCGCGCCTGTTTTTGCTGAAATCATGAAAGGAGCACTCCAAATAATGAACATCGCTCCCGATGATAACCAGCCCCGAAGTAAATAA
- the ftsL gene encoding cell division protein FtsL, translated as MTQTKNSQFNPNLVRLILTDLFTVGRLALFLLFIMFVTAMGIVFTTHQARLAITAREHEMVERERLDSEWRNLLLEETALSDNSRVQDLAQKDLNMIRPDADKEVVVPLK; from the coding sequence ATGACACAGACAAAAAACAGCCAGTTCAATCCGAACCTGGTTCGATTGATTTTGACCGATCTATTTACCGTGGGTCGTTTAGCGCTGTTTTTGCTTTTCATTATGTTTGTTACCGCGATGGGTATTGTGTTTACGACCCATCAAGCTCGGCTCGCTATCACTGCCAGAGAACATGAAATGGTTGAACGAGAGCGCTTAGATAGTGAATGGCGTAACCTGCTATTGGAAGAAACGGCGCTTTCAGATAACAGCCGAGTTCAGGATTTGGCGCAGAAAGACCTGAATATGATTCGTCCCGATGCAGACAAGGAAGTGGTAGTTCCTCTGAAATGA
- the rsmH gene encoding 16S rRNA (cytosine(1402)-N(4))-methyltransferase RsmH produces the protein MTQTAFQHISVLLDESIRGLDIKPDGIYIDGTFGRGGHSRTILSKLGPQGKLYSIDRDPQAIEVARQIDDPRFTIIHGPFSAIADYAEEYGLNGKVDGVLFDLGVSSPQLDDADRGFSFLKDGPLDMRMDPTSGIPVSQWLSEADLDDITWVIREFGEDRYARRIAKAIINYRDDEENEPLLRTRQLAQLIADVVPKNYKEKKHPATRAFQAFRIYINSELEEIDCALKGALSILAPQGRLSVISFHSLEDRMVKHFMRKESKGPEVPHGLPLTDAQIQALGSAHLKTIGKAIKPSEQEVAQNTRSRSSVLRIAEKLA, from the coding sequence ATGACGCAGACAGCATTTCAGCATATTTCCGTCCTGTTGGATGAATCAATCCGAGGACTGGATATCAAACCGGACGGTATCTACATCGACGGCACGTTTGGCCGGGGTGGGCATTCGCGTACGATTTTGTCCAAATTAGGCCCACAAGGAAAACTCTACAGTATCGATCGTGATCCACAGGCGATTGAAGTCGCCCGACAAATCGACGACCCCCGTTTTACGATCATTCATGGCCCGTTTTCCGCAATCGCTGATTATGCCGAGGAATATGGCTTGAATGGTAAAGTGGATGGTGTTCTGTTTGATTTAGGCGTCTCTTCACCGCAGTTGGATGACGCTGACCGCGGATTCAGCTTTTTAAAAGATGGTCCGTTGGATATGCGCATGGATCCGACATCAGGTATTCCGGTTTCGCAGTGGCTGAGTGAAGCGGATTTAGATGATATCACTTGGGTCATTCGTGAATTTGGTGAAGATCGTTATGCCCGCAGAATCGCTAAAGCAATTATCAATTATCGCGATGATGAAGAGAATGAGCCGTTATTGCGGACCCGGCAATTGGCTCAACTGATTGCCGATGTCGTGCCGAAAAATTATAAAGAGAAGAAACATCCTGCGACGCGCGCTTTTCAGGCGTTTCGGATTTATATCAATAGTGAATTAGAAGAAATTGATTGTGCGCTAAAAGGTGCGTTATCGATCCTTGCGCCACAAGGTCGTTTATCTGTCATTAGTTTCCATTCGTTAGAAGATCGTATGGTGAAACATTTTATGCGTAAAGAGAGCAAAGGGCCTGAGGTTCCTCATGGACTTCCTTTAACGGATGCTCAGATTCAGGCGTTGGGCAGTGCTCACCTCAAGACGATTGGTAAGGCTATCAAACCTTCTGAACAAGAAGTCGCACAGAATACCCGCTCCAGAAGTTCAGTGCTCCGGATTGCGGAAAAGCTGGCATGA